The following proteins come from a genomic window of Anaerolineae bacterium:
- a CDS encoding aminotransferase class I/II-fold pyridoxal phosphate-dependent enzyme codes for MNPEALAFNELKKNEPELKKRYQTFQSQNLAIDMTRGKPCPEQLDLSLGLLTCVNDQHFHTAGGADCRNYGGLDGIPEAKALFAQYLEVEPGEIIVGGNASLKMMYDTIIRAMVKGVVDSDIPWGKLPVVKFLCPCPGYDRHFAICQHLGIQMIPIAMQADGPDMDAVEEIAAADETVKCIWCVPKYSNPTGVTFSNSVVERLAGMQTAAKDFRIFWDNAYTAHHLTDTPDRLRNILTACRQAKNPERVFIFGSTSKVSFAGAGLALMAGSRKNIEAVKQELFFQTIGPDKLNQLRHVLFFKDMAGIEAHMQKNAAILKPKFDAVQTTLVQELDGKNVAEWSQPRGGYFVSFNTPDGCAQTVVNMAAGAGVKFTPAGATFPYKKDPRDRNIRIAPSFPSIEDIRTAMEVLAVCTQLASIDQGEENK; via the coding sequence ATGAACCCTGAAGCGTTAGCTTTTAACGAACTCAAAAAAAATGAACCGGAATTGAAAAAACGTTACCAAACGTTTCAATCCCAAAACCTGGCCATAGACATGACCCGGGGAAAACCATGCCCTGAGCAATTAGACCTTTCTCTGGGTTTGCTGACCTGCGTAAACGACCAACACTTTCACACAGCCGGCGGCGCCGATTGCCGGAACTACGGCGGCCTGGACGGAATCCCCGAAGCCAAGGCCCTCTTTGCCCAATACCTGGAGGTTGAGCCGGGCGAAATCATTGTGGGGGGCAATGCCAGCCTCAAGATGATGTACGATACCATCATCCGGGCTATGGTCAAAGGAGTAGTGGATAGTGACATCCCCTGGGGGAAACTGCCGGTTGTTAAATTTTTGTGCCCGTGCCCCGGTTATGATCGCCACTTTGCCATTTGCCAGCATCTGGGAATTCAGATGATCCCTATTGCCATGCAGGCAGACGGGCCGGACATGGACGCCGTTGAGGAGATTGCCGCAGCAGATGAAACCGTTAAATGCATCTGGTGCGTGCCCAAGTACAGCAACCCCACCGGCGTTACTTTTTCCAACTCGGTAGTGGAGCGGCTGGCCGGCATGCAAACGGCGGCCAAAGATTTCCGCATTTTCTGGGATAATGCCTACACCGCGCACCATCTAACGGATACACCCGACCGGTTGCGCAACATTCTCACCGCTTGCCGGCAGGCCAAAAACCCGGAGCGAGTGTTCATCTTTGGCTCTACGTCTAAAGTCTCTTTTGCCGGGGCAGGGCTGGCCCTCATGGCCGGGAGCAGAAAAAACATCGAGGCCGTAAAACAAGAGTTGTTTTTCCAAACCATCGGACCGGATAAACTGAACCAACTGCGCCACGTATTGTTTTTTAAGGATATGGCGGGCATCGAAGCCCACATGCAAAAAAATGCCGCCATCTTGAAACCCAAATTCGACGCCGTCCAAACCACGCTGGTCCAAGAACTGGACGGCAAAAATGTAGCGGAGTGGAGCCAACCCCGGGGCGGATATTTTGTCAGCTTTAACACCCCGGATGGCTGCGCCCAAACCGTGGTCAATATGGCAGCCGGAGCGGGCGTCAAGTTTACTCCGGCAGGAGCCACGTTCCCCTATAAAAAGGACCCCCGCGACCGTAATATTCGCATTGCCCCGTCCTTTCCCTCCATCGAGGATATTCGGACGGCAATGGAGGTATTGGCTGTGTGCACGCAATTGGCCAGCATTGATCAGGGGGAGGAAAACAAATAA
- a CDS encoding DUF2461 domain-containing protein → MTGNAYITPELFTFFRELRENNHRAWFQANKSRYEAQVREPLLQFITDFGLRLAEISPYYVADARRVGGSLFRIYRDIRFAKDKTPYKTAAGIQFRHESGKDVHAPGFYLHLEPDNVFAGAGIWQPDLSTLNQIRDAIVADPAGWRQIMSDEAFQSTYSLEGEILKRPPKGYDPDHPLIEYLKRKDFVAGRPFSETEACAPDFMDRFAEGCRIAAPFTAFLTRAVGLPW, encoded by the coding sequence ATGACAGGCAACGCCTACATTACGCCCGAACTCTTTACCTTTTTTAGAGAGCTGCGGGAAAACAATCATCGAGCCTGGTTTCAAGCCAACAAAAGCCGCTATGAGGCGCAAGTGCGAGAGCCGCTGCTGCAATTCATTACCGATTTTGGCCTGCGCTTGGCCGAAATCAGCCCATACTATGTGGCCGACGCCCGGCGAGTGGGCGGCTCGTTGTTTCGCATTTACCGGGACATTCGTTTTGCTAAAGATAAAACTCCCTACAAAACAGCGGCGGGCATCCAGTTTCGTCACGAGAGCGGCAAGGATGTGCACGCGCCCGGTTTTTATCTGCACCTTGAGCCGGACAACGTTTTTGCCGGCGCAGGCATCTGGCAGCCCGACCTGTCTACCCTGAACCAGATTCGAGACGCCATTGTGGCTGACCCGGCCGGTTGGCGGCAGATCATGTCTGATGAGGCTTTTCAGTCAACATACAGCCTGGAAGGGGAGATATTAAAGCGACCGCCCAAGGGGTACGACCCCGACCATCCGCTCATTGAATACCTGAAGCGCAAAGATTTTGTGGCGGGCCGGCCTTTCAGCGAAACAGAAGCATGCGCGCCTGATTTTATGGATCGTTTTGCCGAGGGCTGCCGTATCGCCGCCCCGTTCACCGCGTTTTTGACCAGGGCGGTCGGGTTGCCGTGGTAA
- a CDS encoding aspartate-semialdehyde dehydrogenase: MPLKVTVVGVGMVGQQIVSILKERKLPVEWPPRVCATRERAEILAGDQYLVEKISADSFKEVNVVLFAGKEGAKGASVTWRATAEKAGAISIDNGKDFRLDADVPLVVPEVNMDAVKPKHRFIASPNCSTIQMVLALAPLHRAAGIKRVVVSTYQSVSGWGVRANQELLNQTPPALESLDNIPYDPTILARPIAFNYIPHIDKFNKNGYTGEEMKMVWETRKIMGDDRLKITATTVRVPVLVGHGESINIETERKLPADEAREILANFPGVIVLDHPQPHNPRQDPLERTYPVALDLRQPAYQDAVLVGRIREDPTIENGLNLWCVADNLRKGAALNVVQIMEGLLERGLLNEH, translated from the coding sequence ATGCCTTTAAAAGTTACAGTTGTTGGTGTAGGAATGGTGGGCCAACAAATCGTCTCTATTCTGAAGGAGCGTAAATTACCCGTTGAGTGGCCGCCGCGGGTTTGCGCCACGCGAGAACGCGCCGAAATCCTGGCGGGCGACCAATACCTGGTTGAAAAGATCTCGGCGGATAGTTTTAAAGAGGTAAACGTGGTGCTGTTTGCCGGCAAGGAAGGGGCCAAAGGAGCCAGTGTCACCTGGCGGGCGACGGCTGAAAAAGCAGGCGCAATCAGCATAGACAACGGCAAGGATTTCCGCCTGGATGCCGACGTCCCGCTGGTGGTGCCGGAGGTCAATATGGACGCGGTGAAGCCGAAGCACCGTTTCATTGCCAGTCCCAACTGTTCCACCATCCAAATGGTGCTGGCGCTGGCCCCCCTGCACCGGGCCGCCGGTATCAAACGGGTGGTCGTATCCACCTATCAAAGCGTCTCCGGTTGGGGCGTGCGGGCTAACCAGGAGTTGCTCAACCAGACCCCGCCCGCGCTGGAATCGCTGGATAACATCCCCTATGATCCCACCATCCTGGCCCGGCCCATTGCCTTTAACTATATTCCCCACATTGACAAATTCAATAAAAACGGGTATACCGGGGAAGAGATGAAAATGGTGTGGGAAACCCGGAAGATCATGGGGGATGACCGGCTGAAGATAACGGCCACCACGGTGCGGGTGCCGGTGCTGGTGGGACACGGCGAAAGCATTAATATCGAAACCGAGCGTAAACTGCCGGCTGATGAGGCCCGAGAAATTCTTGCCAACTTTCCGGGGGTCATTGTGCTTGATCATCCCCAGCCCCACAACCCTCGACAAGACCCTTTGGAAAGAACTTATCCGGTAGCCCTGGACCTGCGCCAACCGGCCTACCAAGACGCTGTGCTGGTTGGCCGTATCCGTGAAGACCCAACGATTGAGAATGGCCTCAATCTGTGGTGTGTGGCCGACAACCTGCGCAAAGGCGCCGCCTTGAATGTGGTGCAAATCATGGAAGGGCTGCTTGAGCGGGGGCTGCTCAATGAACATTAA
- a CDS encoding uridine kinase, which yields MAIKQPHPIRVAIDGVDAAGKTSLANELSQPLRKRHRPVIRASLDGFHHPRRIRHQRGSTSPEGYYYDTFDYEAVKTLLLTPLGPDGNWQYQTAVFDFDTDVSILSPVCSAHPHSILLFDGVFLLCPELYHYWDYKIFVEVEFTVAVERAATRDQVRFGSAEAVQARYWQRYVPGQRLYLQSCQPGERADLIVDNNDPMNPKIYIPQP from the coding sequence ATTGCCATCAAACAACCTCACCCCATCCGGGTGGCTATTGACGGCGTAGATGCTGCCGGCAAAACCAGCCTGGCAAACGAGTTAAGCCAACCCTTGCGCAAACGTCATCGCCCCGTTATTCGGGCTTCCCTTGACGGATTTCACCATCCTCGCCGCATCCGCCATCAACGTGGTTCCACCTCGCCCGAAGGATATTATTACGACACCTTTGATTATGAAGCGGTCAAAACACTCTTGCTTACGCCGCTTGGCCCTGATGGAAATTGGCAATATCAAACAGCGGTATTTGATTTTGACACAGACGTTTCTATTCTCTCCCCGGTATGTTCCGCTCACCCTCACTCAATCCTGCTTTTTGATGGCGTTTTTCTGCTGTGTCCGGAATTGTATCACTATTGGGATTACAAAATATTTGTAGAAGTGGAATTTACCGTGGCGGTGGAGCGCGCTGCTACCCGTGATCAAGTGCGCTTTGGCTCGGCCGAGGCGGTGCAGGCGCGATATTGGCAGCGTTACGTGCCGGGACAACGCCTCTACTTGCAAAGTTGCCAACCAGGGGAACGCGCAGATCTAATTGTGGATAATAACGATCCGATGAACCCAAAAATCTACATTCCCCAACCCTAA
- a CDS encoding GNAT family N-acetyltransferase — translation MAAYFNYHSQIATSRWERRSFIHDWWRLYADDPKWAPPYYPLLRQELEPGRNSHLARLDPLFVKTEALPRRQKNSPYTWSGAIFERMVAATIVLGDSRRQDHAAYLGLLRCANEVESLERLLKYVAETLAGSGYRRVIGPTGLSPHLNSGLLQDYWDRLPPLHTAYAPPYMPETVGLVMRPLARSQLYHLNVPPPPPSVPALPAKLLPLEPLRLATDLLPLLAAACPTWANFSPPDAREAAFLLRRVKPWPLSGWLAEIDEQPPGFVLLQPDLAPRLRLAKGGRNLLWRAWLAWAGRRPVSHGRVLYGAVLPNWQGRGIGRQLLHQALQTAHQQGWQSLTFGPFPTAALGGKFLKRYGVQPGQSYMLYQYEL, via the coding sequence ATGGCCGCTTACTTCAATTACCACAGCCAAATTGCCACAAGCCGGTGGGAACGCCGCAGTTTTATTCACGACTGGTGGCGGCTATACGCCGACGATCCCAAGTGGGCGCCGCCTTATTATCCTCTGCTCCGCCAAGAACTGGAGCCGGGCCGCAATTCCCATCTGGCCAGGCTGGACCCTCTGTTTGTAAAAACTGAAGCCCTGCCCAGGCGGCAAAAAAACTCGCCATATACCTGGAGCGGGGCTATTTTTGAAAGAATGGTTGCGGCAACCATTGTGCTGGGCGACTCCCGGCGGCAGGACCATGCCGCCTATCTGGGCCTGCTGCGCTGCGCCAACGAGGTTGAGAGTTTGGAGCGGTTATTGAAGTATGTGGCCGAAACCTTGGCGGGCAGCGGCTATCGGCGGGTTATTGGCCCTACTGGTCTATCCCCCCACTTGAACAGCGGCCTGCTGCAAGATTACTGGGACCGCCTGCCTCCCCTGCACACAGCCTACGCCCCTCCCTACATGCCCGAAACCGTGGGATTGGTTATGCGCCCCTTGGCCCGCAGTCAGCTCTATCATCTGAATGTGCCGCCGCCCCCCCCCTCTGTGCCCGCGCTGCCGGCCAAACTTTTGCCCCTGGAGCCGCTTCGTCTCGCTACCGACCTGTTGCCGCTGCTGGCCGCGGCCTGTCCTACCTGGGCCAACTTTTCCCCTCCCGATGCCCGGGAAGCCGCCTTTTTACTGCGCCGGGTAAAACCCTGGCCTCTCTCCGGCTGGCTGGCCGAAATAGATGAACAGCCCCCCGGTTTTGTTCTACTGCAACCGGACCTGGCGCCCCGGCTCCGGCTGGCTAAGGGGGGGCGCAACCTGTTGTGGCGAGCCTGGCTGGCCTGGGCCGGCCGCCGGCCGGTGAGCCACGGGCGGGTTCTCTACGGCGCAGTATTGCCAAATTGGCAAGGCCGGGGTATTGGCCGCCAATTACTGCACCAGGCTTTACAAACCGCCCACCAACAAGGCTGGCAAAGTTTAACCTTTGGCCCTTTTCCCACTGCCGCGCTGGGCGGCAAGTTTTTAAAACGTTACGGTGTTCAACCAGGCCAATCCTATATGCTCTACCAATATGAACTATAA
- a CDS encoding GNAT family N-acetyltransferase gives MIDSSIRAKLDQHLVAAYAIRYRTILGGIFERMPAWLRGYSGLKFPTFNIFQPLFPTALNDDLLADTAAFFSSHEVLYTIELVHDRLPEGPDFLDQRRYQSLPPQPAMFLPNLPAKNNLFLNLDINTERVQTVPSLTAFCTLQHQVFDFPLPDMVKLFPVAHLEGQAKNIMRHYLAFLDEQPVGAGTTICLENVVSIWNVCTSDQYRGRGVATILVHSMLKDALESGCSTAMLYSTPQAYHLFNKLGFEIYTQRQWFLPPDLDYQDD, from the coding sequence ATGATTGACTCCTCAATTCGGGCCAAACTGGATCAACACCTTGTTGCCGCTTACGCCATCCGTTATCGCACCATCCTGGGCGGGATATTCGAGAGAATGCCGGCCTGGCTGCGCGGCTACAGCGGCTTAAAGTTCCCTACGTTTAACATTTTTCAGCCGCTCTTCCCAACGGCCCTTAATGACGACCTCCTGGCCGATACGGCAGCTTTTTTTTCCTCGCACGAGGTTCTCTACACCATAGAACTGGTGCACGATCGTCTGCCCGAAGGCCCTGATTTTCTTGACCAACGGCGTTACCAATCCCTGCCCCCCCAACCCGCCATGTTTTTGCCAAACTTGCCGGCCAAGAACAATTTATTCTTAAACTTGGATATAAACACAGAACGGGTCCAAACAGTGCCCTCGCTAACTGCCTTTTGTACCTTACAACACCAGGTTTTTGACTTTCCTTTGCCAGACATGGTTAAACTTTTTCCCGTGGCCCATCTTGAAGGACAGGCCAAAAACATTATGCGGCACTATCTGGCCTTTTTAGACGAACAGCCGGTTGGCGCCGGCACCACCATTTGTCTGGAAAACGTGGTCAGCATTTGGAACGTATGCACCAGCGATCAATATCGCGGGCGCGGCGTGGCCACCATCTTGGTGCATAGCATGCTCAAGGATGCGCTTGAGAGCGGCTGTTCCACGGCAATGCTCTATTCTACCCCGCAGGCTTACCATCTCTTCAACAAATTGGGTTTTGAAATCTATACGCAACGCCAGTGGTTTTTACCCCCCGACCTCGACTATCAAGACGATTAA
- a CDS encoding threonine--tRNA ligase, with amino-acid sequence MKLNEREKDRLYKLRHSLSHVMAQAVLEMFPMGKIAIGPPIEDGFYYDFDLPRPLTPEDLQNIEKRMRNIIKQKHIFHRRELSAAEAKELFADQPYKIELIEGLEAGGVDEYGESTNEPPIISTYKHDTFEDLCKGPHVDNLGVINPKAFKLLKTAGAYWRGDEKREQLQRIYGTAWESREELEAYLHRLAEAEKRDHRRLGQELDLFSTEADMLGGGLVLWHPKGGLMRHLAEEFCKEEHLAHNYDLVYSPHIGKSTLWETSGHLDFYQESMYAPLDIEGQEYYLKPMNCPFHILMYKDRLRSYRDLPMRMAEWGTVYRFERSGVLHGLLRVRGFTQDDAHHFVQPNKMPEEIDFVLNFCLHILRSFGFTDFQAYLSTRPEGDKAVGDPAQWRDAEQALEDALKRVGIPYDIDPGGGAFYGPKIDLKIKDALGREWQLSTIQFDFNLPERFDMTYIGEDGQAHRPYMVHRALLGSMERFFGVLIEHYGGAFPVWLSPVQAVLIPIADRHVTYCDEVTRRLKTAGLRVDVDAGSERMGNKIRLAQRQKIPYMLVVGDKEQEAKQVSVRLRSGEDLGPQDIAAFERMALEAVKNKT; translated from the coding sequence ATGAAACTGAATGAACGGGAAAAAGATAGATTATACAAACTGCGCCACAGTTTATCACACGTAATGGCCCAGGCCGTGCTGGAGATGTTTCCCATGGGCAAAATTGCCATTGGCCCGCCCATTGAGGATGGTTTTTATTACGACTTTGACCTGCCGCGCCCCCTCACCCCGGAAGACCTGCAAAATATTGAAAAGCGCATGCGTAATATCATCAAACAAAAACACATTTTCCACCGCCGCGAGTTGAGCGCAGCAGAGGCCAAGGAATTGTTTGCCGACCAGCCTTACAAAATTGAATTGATTGAGGGCCTGGAAGCCGGCGGCGTGGACGAGTACGGCGAATCCACCAACGAACCGCCCATCATCAGCACTTACAAACACGATACCTTTGAGGATTTGTGCAAAGGCCCGCACGTTGACAACCTGGGCGTCATCAACCCCAAAGCCTTCAAATTGCTCAAAACCGCCGGGGCCTACTGGCGCGGCGACGAAAAACGCGAGCAGTTACAGCGTATTTACGGCACCGCTTGGGAGTCGCGGGAAGAACTTGAGGCTTATTTGCACCGTTTAGCAGAGGCTGAAAAACGCGACCACCGCCGCCTGGGCCAAGAACTGGACCTGTTCAGCACCGAAGCCGACATGCTGGGAGGCGGGCTGGTTTTGTGGCATCCCAAGGGAGGCTTGATGCGCCACCTGGCCGAAGAATTTTGTAAAGAAGAACACCTGGCCCACAACTACGATCTGGTCTACTCGCCCCATATTGGCAAGAGCACGCTGTGGGAAACCAGCGGCCACCTGGATTTTTACCAGGAATCTATGTACGCGCCGCTGGACATTGAGGGGCAAGAATATTATCTCAAACCAATGAACTGCCCTTTTCACATTTTAATGTACAAAGACCGCCTCCGCAGCTACCGCGACCTGCCGATGCGTATGGCCGAGTGGGGCACGGTGTATCGTTTTGAGCGCAGCGGTGTGCTGCACGGTTTGCTCCGGGTGCGCGGCTTCACCCAGGACGACGCCCATCACTTTGTTCAGCCCAACAAAATGCCGGAAGAAATTGACTTTGTTCTCAATTTCTGCCTGCACATCCTGCGCAGTTTTGGCTTTACCGATTTCCAGGCTTACCTCAGCACCCGGCCAGAAGGAGATAAAGCCGTGGGCGACCCGGCCCAATGGCGCGACGCCGAACAAGCCCTGGAAGACGCCCTCAAACGGGTGGGCATTCCCTACGATATTGACCCCGGCGGCGGCGCTTTCTACGGGCCAAAAATTGATCTAAAAATCAAAGACGCCCTGGGCCGCGAGTGGCAGCTCAGCACCATTCAATTTGACTTCAACCTGCCGGAGCGTTTTGACATGACCTACATTGGCGAAGACGGCCAAGCGCATCGGCCCTATATGGTCCACCGGGCTTTGCTGGGTTCTATGGAGCGATTTTTTGGGGTGTTGATTGAACATTACGGCGGCGCGTTCCCGGTCTGGCTGTCGCCCGTGCAAGCCGTGCTGATTCCCATTGCCGACCGGCACGTGACCTACTGCGATGAAGTGACCCGGCGTTTAAAAACCGCCGGCCTGCGCGTGGATGTGGATGCAGGCAGCGAGCGGATGGGCAACAAAATCCGCCTGGCGCAGCGGCAAAAAATCCCCTACATGCTGGTGGTTGGTGATAAAGAGCAGGAGGCCAAACAGGTATCGGTCCGTTTGCGCAGCGGCGAAGATTTAGGCCCCCAGGATATTGCCGCGTTTGAAAGGATGGCCCTGGAAGCGGTTAAAAATAAAACGTAA